In Aricia agestis chromosome 16, ilAriAges1.1, whole genome shotgun sequence, one genomic interval encodes:
- the LOC121735027 gene encoding uncharacterized protein LOC121735027, with translation MTANRNCNLECLQDKVGTDVLEFVGPVKIVLVDTPKQRYYVSVCKASALLIAAILLGITTMSVLFFSTTYKREDIYKALHIFVCTIGMQIFMPFGILIVKRLSGPAAAMKPFQKRLEHIILNLLGYLCITGGTFITFFCGHNPYFTPHSCLGLATGGLVLLNALFGVFFSCFKCSIEIENLSGIRKSFYYVHKVIGAFALIASSACFITGIMKQPYVDWLPIEDMLYFHIVFCILYT, from the exons ATGACGGCAAATCGCAATTGTAACCTTGAATGCCTTCAAGATAAAGTCGGTACTGATGTTCTAGAATTTGTAGGACCTGTGAAAATAGTCCTGGTTGATACTCCTAAACAGAGATACTATGTATCCGTTTGTAAAGCTTCTGCTCTTTTGATAGCAGCGATTCTGCTGGGAATCACGACAATGTCAGTGTTATTCTTCTCCACAACGTATAAAAGGGAGGATATATACAAGGCGTTGCACATTTTTGTGTGTACTATAGGG ATGCAAATTTTCATGCCATTTGGAATTTTAATTGTGAAAAGATTAAGCGGACCAGCAGCAGCCATGAAGCCATTTCAGAAAAGACTGGAACACATTATTTTAAACTTGCTGGGATATTTGTGTATAACCGGGGGCACATTTATTACTTTCTTCTGTGGACATAACCCTTACTTTACACCACATTCTTGCTTAG GTCTTGCTACTGGTGGTCTTGTGCTACTAAATGCTTTATTTGGCGTGTTCTTTTCTTGCTTCAAATGCAGCATTGAAATCGAGAACTTATCAGGAATTAGAAAGTCCTTCTATTATGTACACAAAGTAATCGGTGCCTTTGCCCTTATCGCTTCATCAGCTTGTTTCATTACCGGTATTATGAAACAACCTTATGTGGATTGGCTTCCAATTGAGGATATGCTATATTTTCATATTGtcttttgtatattgtatact